Proteins found in one Gimesia chilikensis genomic segment:
- a CDS encoding DarT1-associated NADAR antitoxin family protein — protein MAVRPVYVPRDDRPGVVVRSLDFEWFPGFSTAQKQRSIHSLHAAAGETGIEPVLEISSKSPEELGVSLSAFHLSLTDAEGGRSYSVETAFQGSKVFERGGPFLDLLNGTSREAKKDERLQSSGRLLRFEFQGTAWPLKPRTYFYDWLYLSALEQQSGLRETLVRYRGFTDIEFNPMKSINCQAYSAALYVSILESGQSETILSSPASFLESLQDEYAARDELLARQHGLD, from the coding sequence ATGGCAGTCCGCCCCGTCTATGTTCCCCGCGATGACCGTCCGGGAGTCGTGGTACGTTCGCTCGACTTCGAATGGTTCCCCGGCTTCTCGACGGCACAGAAGCAGCGCTCGATTCACTCCCTGCATGCCGCCGCCGGGGAAACAGGTATCGAACCGGTGCTGGAGATCTCCAGCAAGTCTCCCGAGGAACTGGGGGTGTCGTTGAGTGCCTTTCACCTTTCGTTGACCGACGCGGAGGGTGGCAGGTCCTATTCCGTGGAGACTGCTTTCCAGGGGAGCAAAGTCTTTGAGCGGGGCGGTCCGTTTCTCGACCTGCTCAATGGAACCTCACGGGAGGCCAAGAAAGACGAGCGGTTGCAGAGTTCGGGACGCCTGCTCCGCTTCGAGTTTCAGGGGACTGCCTGGCCGCTGAAGCCCCGCACTTATTTCTATGACTGGCTCTACCTGAGTGCCCTGGAGCAGCAGTCCGGACTTCGGGAGACGCTGGTCCGCTACCGGGGGTTTACGGATATCGAATTCAACCCGATGAAGTCGATCAACTGCCAGGCGTACTCCGCGGCTCTGTATGTGTCGATCCTGGAGTCCGGTCAGAGTGAAACGATCCTCTCCTCACCAGCGAGTTTTCTGGAATCGCTACAGGACGAATACGCGGCCCGGGATGAGTTGCTGGCCCGGCAGCATGGGCTCGACTGA
- a CDS encoding DUF1559 domain-containing protein, producing MKNRKAFTLIELLVVIAIIAILIALLLPAVQQAREAARRNSCKNNLKQIGLALHNYHETFSALPPGSIVYFNGTKYYGHGWTWHASILPYLDQVPMYNQIQGPDSSGMGAESGGTTSAKQQLAGQTVLSVFWCPSQPDVTQGVQKGGYSPSNYNGNMGTLIGNSGDNCYGGSITTPAQMAATGGCMGADGIFFISSSVRFRDVTDGLSNTIFVSEVIDSGGDADMLGGGGSDRKHCFSGGADSNPPTEMSEYLIAAESNDPINGYAEEAAGSYHTGGAQFVFGDGRVRFLSENIDMTLYRAISTRAKRETLSDF from the coding sequence ATGAAGAATCGAAAAGCGTTTACCCTCATCGAGCTACTGGTGGTGATTGCCATTATCGCAATCCTCATCGCCCTGTTATTACCAGCGGTACAACAGGCACGCGAAGCCGCACGACGTAACAGCTGCAAAAACAATCTGAAACAGATCGGACTGGCACTACACAACTATCACGAAACATTCAGCGCGCTGCCCCCGGGCAGTATCGTCTACTTCAATGGTACCAAATACTATGGACACGGCTGGACCTGGCACGCCAGCATCCTGCCTTATCTGGATCAGGTTCCGATGTACAACCAGATCCAGGGACCAGACTCCAGCGGCATGGGAGCCGAATCAGGTGGTACAACCAGTGCCAAACAGCAACTGGCCGGACAGACTGTGCTTTCCGTGTTCTGGTGTCCTTCTCAGCCCGACGTAACCCAGGGTGTGCAGAAAGGGGGCTATTCGCCTTCCAACTATAACGGCAACATGGGCACGCTGATCGGTAACTCGGGCGACAACTGCTACGGCGGTTCGATTACGACTCCCGCTCAGATGGCAGCCACCGGTGGTTGCATGGGAGCCGACGGGATCTTCTTCATCAGCAGCAGCGTCCGTTTCCGGGATGTCACCGACGGCCTGTCAAACACGATCTTCGTCAGTGAAGTCATCGATTCCGGCGGAGACGCCGACATGCTGGGCGGCGGGGGCAGTGACCGCAAGCACTGCTTCTCCGGGGGTGCAGACAGCAATCCGCCTACCGAAATGTCGGAATACCTGATCGCCGCCGAGAGTAATGACCCGATCAACGGTTATGCCGAAGAAGCAGCCGGCAGCTACCACACCGGCGGAGCCCAGTTCGTCTTCGGTGATGGTCGTGTCCGCTTCCTCTCGGAAAACATCGACATGACTCTGTACCGTGCCATCAGTACTCGCGCCAAACGGGAAACCCTCAGCGACTTCTAA
- a CDS encoding cyclic-phosphate processing receiver domain-containing protein, with amino-acid sequence MNVYLDDERPAPPGWRQVRWPDEAIQFLKTGEVRSISLDHDLGDDERGTGYDVLLWIEEAVATRDFDPPEIKVHTANPPARNRMLAAVGSIQRLTECCCGAD; translated from the coding sequence ATGAACGTCTATCTGGATGACGAACGACCGGCACCGCCGGGCTGGCGACAGGTTCGCTGGCCGGATGAAGCAATTCAATTTTTAAAAACGGGTGAAGTCCGCTCGATCAGTCTCGACCACGATCTGGGAGATGACGAACGCGGCACCGGCTATGATGTGCTGCTCTGGATTGAAGAAGCCGTCGCGACGCGGGACTTCGATCCACCAGAGATCAAAGTGCACACCGCGAATCCGCCTGCCCGTAATCGAATGCTTGCGGCTGTCGGTTCCATTCAGCGTCTGACCGAGTGTTGCTGCGGCGCAGACTGA
- a CDS encoding type I restriction endonuclease has product MDLIDRMKEIAARIPKQLEYTQTEEATKNAFVMPFISALGYDVFNPLEVIPEFTSDVGIKKGEKVDYAIKKDEQIIILVECKWSGADLDKVHASQLFRYFSVTSARFAILTNGIEYQFYSDIDEPNKMDSKPFFVFNMLHFEDHQINELKKFTKSAFSLDDILTTASTLKYAGAIKKILEEELKAPSEEFVRFFASQVYDGRLTQQVIEQFTKIVKDARSQFINERINERLKTALSANSGEGGGEDLFDDEENGDDASARDGIETTQEELDGFNVVKAILREVVDVARVTMRDTKSYCGILLDDNNRKPICRLRFNHSQKYLGLFTNKNEDKVEIDCVDDIFKHSERLKAVIGEYEGGKAEVEEVAGGGENPMMNSDIME; this is encoded by the coding sequence ATGGATCTGATCGATCGGATGAAAGAAATTGCTGCCCGGATTCCCAAACAACTGGAATACACCCAGACCGAGGAGGCGACGAAGAACGCGTTCGTGATGCCCTTCATCAGTGCGTTGGGATACGACGTGTTCAACCCGCTGGAGGTGATCCCGGAGTTCACGTCAGACGTGGGCATCAAGAAGGGGGAGAAAGTCGATTACGCGATCAAGAAGGATGAGCAGATCATTATCCTGGTCGAATGCAAATGGTCGGGGGCCGATCTGGACAAGGTGCACGCTTCACAGCTCTTCCGGTATTTCTCGGTGACGTCGGCCCGGTTTGCGATTCTGACCAACGGCATCGAATACCAGTTTTACTCGGACATCGACGAGCCGAACAAAATGGATTCGAAGCCCTTCTTCGTCTTCAACATGCTGCACTTCGAAGATCACCAGATCAACGAACTCAAAAAGTTCACGAAGTCGGCGTTTTCGCTGGACGACATTCTGACGACCGCCAGCACGCTCAAGTACGCGGGGGCGATCAAGAAGATTCTGGAGGAGGAACTCAAGGCACCGTCTGAAGAGTTCGTGCGGTTCTTCGCGTCGCAGGTGTATGACGGCCGGTTGACGCAGCAGGTGATAGAGCAGTTCACGAAGATCGTGAAAGACGCGCGATCACAGTTCATTAACGAGCGGATCAACGAGCGTCTGAAGACGGCCCTGTCTGCGAACTCAGGTGAAGGCGGTGGTGAGGATCTGTTCGACGACGAAGAGAACGGCGACGACGCTTCAGCCCGCGACGGTATCGAAACCACGCAGGAAGAACTGGACGGCTTCAACGTCGTTAAGGCGATTCTGCGGGAAGTGGTCGACGTAGCCCGCGTGACGATGCGCGACACGAAAAGTTATTGCGGCATACTGCTGGACGACAACAACCGCAAGCCGATCTGCCGCCTGCGGTTCAACCACTCACAGAAATACCTGGGCCTGTTCACGAACAAGAATGAAGATAAGGTCGAGATTGATTGCGTGGATGATATCTTCAAACACTCAGAACGGCTGAAGGCTGTGATTGGGGAGTATGAGGGTGGGAAGGCTGAAGTTGAGGAGGTGGCTGGTGGAGGGGAAAATCCAATGATGAATTCAGACATCATGGAATGA
- a CDS encoding VOC family protein: MTEKQPHQITEVFPYLRTRDASAAIDFYQRAFGAVEDFRLTEPGGRIGHSELKFGATTIMVSDEYPEYGIHAPRESTPTGSAIHLHVQDVDAMTQQAVDAGATLIMEPADQFYGERAAKVQDPFGHEWLLGSQIEEVSPEEMQRRFNAMFETGEEEC; encoded by the coding sequence ATGACCGAGAAACAGCCCCACCAGATCACTGAAGTCTTTCCCTACCTCCGCACCCGGGATGCCAGTGCCGCCATCGATTTCTATCAGCGGGCGTTTGGAGCTGTCGAAGACTTTCGGCTGACCGAACCCGGCGGTCGGATTGGTCACTCGGAACTCAAGTTCGGGGCAACGACGATCATGGTCTCCGACGAGTATCCCGAGTACGGCATTCACGCGCCCCGGGAATCCACGCCGACCGGATCGGCAATCCATCTGCATGTGCAGGATGTCGACGCCATGACGCAACAGGCCGTCGACGCGGGTGCCACTCTGATCATGGAACCGGCCGACCAGTTCTACGGCGAACGTGCCGCGAAGGTTCAGGATCCCTTCGGGCACGAATGGCTGCTCGGCAGTCAGATCGAAGAGGTGTCTCCCGAGGAAATGCAGCGTCGTTTTAACGCGATGTTCGAGACAGGCGAAGAGGAGTGCTGA
- the hisD gene encoding histidinol dehydrogenase codes for MTQHSDLDITTIDCTRDDATALFSELREKLSPRGNVVSEAGRQRTIELFGEPLSPQEVVERICNDVRDKGLDALLDYSEKLDRKQLTPETMRVSAEELQEAHAKADPEYLATLRRIRENIIEFQSALLPDDVKVLREAGESRVELRQRYLPLKRVGVCIPGGAAAYPSTLLMTAVPAQTAGVKEIVVVVPPTDFGGYNTDILAACQELGITEIYRVGGAQAVAALAYGVEGMERVDKIVGPGNLFVALAKRHVFGEVDIDSIAGPSEVIVLADETANPEFVASDLISQAEHSPGSGVLITWHAPLIEAVRTALINQLNELPRGDLARQSLLDYGALILARDEDEAARYTDLLAPEHLHISTADPDQQLAKIQNAGAIFMGHFTPVATGDYYAGPSHVLPTGGTARFANGLCSIDFLKRSSVIYYNQEGLQSDAPGITLLAEKEGLTAHAASVTIRLKD; via the coding sequence ATGACACAGCACAGCGATCTTGATATCACGACCATCGACTGCACCCGCGACGATGCCACCGCACTTTTCAGCGAACTCCGTGAGAAGCTGAGCCCCCGCGGCAACGTCGTCTCCGAAGCCGGTCGTCAGCGGACCATCGAACTGTTCGGCGAACCTCTCTCTCCGCAGGAGGTCGTCGAACGGATCTGTAACGATGTCCGCGACAAAGGCCTCGACGCACTCCTCGATTACTCGGAAAAGCTCGATCGCAAGCAGCTCACCCCCGAGACCATGCGTGTCTCGGCTGAGGAACTCCAGGAAGCCCACGCGAAGGCCGACCCCGAGTACCTCGCTACGCTGCGTCGCATTCGTGAGAACATCATCGAGTTCCAGTCGGCTCTGCTGCCGGACGACGTCAAAGTCCTCCGCGAGGCAGGGGAGTCCCGCGTCGAACTCCGCCAGCGGTACCTCCCCCTCAAACGGGTCGGTGTCTGTATTCCCGGCGGCGCCGCCGCGTATCCTTCGACCCTGCTGATGACCGCGGTCCCCGCACAGACCGCAGGCGTGAAAGAGATCGTCGTCGTCGTGCCCCCCACCGATTTCGGGGGCTATAACACCGACATCCTCGCCGCCTGTCAGGAACTGGGCATCACCGAAATCTACCGTGTCGGCGGCGCCCAGGCGGTAGCCGCCCTCGCGTACGGCGTGGAAGGCATGGAACGCGTCGACAAAATCGTCGGCCCCGGCAACCTGTTCGTGGCCCTCGCCAAACGTCACGTCTTCGGTGAAGTCGATATCGACAGCATCGCCGGCCCCAGTGAAGTCATCGTCCTCGCCGACGAAACCGCCAACCCCGAGTTTGTCGCCAGCGATCTCATTTCTCAGGCCGAGCACAGCCCCGGGTCCGGCGTCCTCATCACCTGGCACGCACCGCTGATCGAAGCCGTCCGCACCGCGCTGATCAACCAGCTCAATGAACTCCCGCGCGGCGACCTCGCCCGCCAGAGTCTGCTCGACTACGGCGCGCTGATCCTCGCCCGCGACGAAGACGAAGCCGCCCGCTACACCGACCTGCTGGCCCCCGAGCACCTGCACATCTCGACCGCAGACCCCGATCAGCAGCTCGCCAAAATCCAGAACGCCGGCGCCATCTTCATGGGACATTTTACTCCCGTCGCGACCGGCGACTACTACGCCGGCCCGTCGCACGTGCTCCCCACCGGAGGCACCGCCCGCTTCGCCAACGGCCTCTGTTCGATCGACTTCCTCAAACGCTCCTCGGTGATCTACTACAACCAGGAGGGTCTGCAAAGCGACGCCCCCGGCATCACGCTGCTGGCCGAAAAGGAAGGCCTCACCGCCCACGCCGCCAGCGTCACGATCCGCCTCAAGGACTGA
- a CDS encoding DUF6899 family protein encodes MPYIDKEARERLANGAKAETPGELNYLISCLVDQYLIDKGGLRYTHINEAIGVLECAKLELYRRIAAPYEDEKIASSGDVYDVLK; translated from the coding sequence ATGCCTTATATAGATAAAGAGGCTCGAGAAAGACTTGCGAATGGAGCAAAAGCCGAAACACCAGGCGAATTAAATTATTTGATTTCCTGTCTGGTTGACCAATACCTGATTGATAAAGGCGGATTACGGTACACTCACATCAATGAAGCTATTGGTGTCTTGGAATGCGCTAAGCTGGAATTATATCGCCGTATTGCAGCGCCTTATGAAGATGAAAAGATTGCATCCTCTGGTGATGTTTATGATGTATTAAAATAG
- a CDS encoding serine hydroxymethyltransferase — MSVLESNDPEIWNLIQAEAKRQKDGLELIASENYTSASIMEAAGSILTNKYAEGLPGRRYYGGCENVDVIENIARDRACSLFGAEYANVQPHSGSQANMSVYFTVLKPGDTFLAMDLAHGGHLTHGMSLNFSGSLYNPVPYGVREDNHQIDYDQVAKLAREHKPKMIIAGASAYPREIDHPKFAEIAAEVGAVLMVDMAHYSGLVAGGVHNNPVEVADFVTSTTHKTLRGPRSGFVLMKKKYAKDLNREVFPGIQGGPLEHVIAGKAVCFKEAATDDFKAYARQIVANAKTLADALMAGGIKLASGGTDNHLMLCDVTSIGLAGKIAEEALDKAGITVNKNMIPYDQRKPLDPSGIRIGTAALTTRGMKEDEMKKVGAWILKVLGAPEDEATISAVKGEIEEFAQNFPVPGIA; from the coding sequence CGCCTCTGAAAATTACACCAGTGCTTCGATCATGGAAGCAGCCGGCTCGATCCTCACGAACAAATACGCCGAAGGCCTCCCCGGACGTCGTTACTACGGCGGTTGTGAAAACGTCGACGTCATCGAAAACATCGCCCGCGACCGGGCCTGCAGCCTCTTCGGTGCCGAATACGCCAACGTCCAGCCGCACTCCGGTTCCCAGGCCAACATGTCCGTCTACTTCACCGTCCTCAAACCAGGCGACACCTTCCTGGCGATGGACCTCGCACACGGCGGTCACCTCACCCACGGCATGAGCCTCAACTTCTCTGGTTCGCTCTATAACCCCGTCCCTTACGGCGTACGGGAAGACAATCACCAGATCGACTACGATCAGGTCGCCAAACTGGCCCGCGAACACAAACCCAAAATGATCATAGCCGGTGCCTCCGCATACCCCCGCGAAATCGATCACCCCAAGTTCGCAGAAATCGCCGCTGAAGTCGGTGCCGTCCTGATGGTCGACATGGCTCACTATTCCGGCCTCGTCGCTGGTGGCGTGCACAACAACCCGGTTGAAGTCGCCGACTTCGTCACCTCCACCACCCACAAAACACTCCGTGGACCCCGGTCCGGCTTCGTCCTCATGAAGAAGAAGTACGCCAAAGACCTCAACCGCGAAGTCTTCCCGGGTATCCAGGGGGGACCGCTGGAACACGTCATCGCCGGTAAAGCCGTCTGCTTCAAAGAAGCCGCTACCGACGACTTCAAAGCCTACGCCCGGCAGATCGTCGCCAACGCGAAGACCCTCGCCGATGCCCTGATGGCCGGCGGCATCAAGCTCGCGTCCGGCGGAACCGACAACCACCTGATGCTCTGCGACGTCACCTCCATCGGCCTCGCTGGTAAAATCGCTGAAGAAGCCCTCGACAAGGCCGGCATCACCGTCAACAAAAACATGATCCCCTACGACCAGCGCAAGCCCCTCGATCCCAGCGGGATTCGCATCGGGACCGCCGCACTCACCACGCGCGGCATGAAAGAAGACGAGATGAAAAAGGTCGGTGCCTGGATCCTCAAAGTCCTCGGCGCCCCCGAAGACGAAGCGACCATCAGTGCCGTCAAAGGGGAAATCGAGGAATTCGCTCAGAACTTCCCCGTGCCCGGCATCGCGTAA